A single region of the Brassica rapa cultivar Chiifu-401-42 chromosome A03, CAAS_Brap_v3.01, whole genome shotgun sequence genome encodes:
- the LOC103860257 gene encoding E3 ubiquitin-protein ligase PRT1, translating to MEDVAMKNAELNEEISDKFLCCVCLELLYKPIVLSCGHLSCFWCVHKSMNELRESHCPICRDPYVHFPAVCQKLHFLLKKIYPLAHHKREEQVLKEEQELDCFSPQIDEPKPKEESSCSGASLHVSDERKVEECSNAERLLSSEEPNENNKVITQISKDDLLCSACKELLVRPVVLNCGHVYCEGCVVDMFQEGEKIKCQECHISDPRGFPKVCLVLEQLLEENFPEEYNSRRSGIQKSIAHTSKRNIQSSHKEGPSLSGENNNDLPWWANPASNVHIGAGCDCCGVYPIIGERYRCKDCKEEIGYDLCKDCYETPSKVPGRFNQQHTPDHRLELAQVPQVLVNIESIGFLLGPMVSEGVSGEEDSDADDDDDSEEEGPPDSNEVSSSAD from the exons ATGGAGGATGTTGCAATGAAGAACGCTGAGCTCAACGAAGAAATATCCGACAAGTTTCTCTGCTGCGTTTGCCT GGAGCTTCTTTACAAACCGATTGTGCTAT CATGTGGTCACCTATCGTGTTTCTGGTGCGTACACAAGTCAATGAACGAGCTGCGAGAGTCTCATTGTCCCATTTGTAGAGACCCTTATGTTCACTTTCCTGCTGTTTGCCAAAAGCTTCACTTCCTCCTCAAGAAGATTTACCCTCTTGCCCACCACAAGCGAGAAGAACAAGTTCTAA AGGAGGAACAAGAACTAGATTGTTTTTCACCTCAGATTGATGAACCAAAGCCTAAGGAGGAGTCTTCATGTAGTGGAGCTTCTCTACATGTCTCTG ATGAGCGGAAGGTGGAAGAGTGCTCTAATGCAGAAAGGTTACTATCAAGTGAAGAACCTAATGAGAATAACAAAGTCATTACGCAAATTTCAAAAGATGATTTGCTCTGTTCAGCGTGTAAGGAGCTGCTAGTGCGACCCGTGGTACTCAACTGTGGACATG TGTATTGTGAAGGATGCGTAGTAGATATGTTTCAAGAAGGCGAAAAGATCAAATGTCAAGAGTGTCATATCTCTGACCCGAGAGGGTTTCCGAAAGTTTGTTTGGTTCTTGAGCAGCTTTTGGAGGAGAACTTTCCTGAAGAGTACAATTCAAGGAGAAGTGGGATTCAGAAATCGATTGCCCATACTAGCAAAAGAA ACATTCAAAGCTCTCACAAAGAAGGCCCATCCTTATCAGGCGAGAACAACAATGATCTTCCCTGGTGGGCAAACCCTGCATCTAATGTTCACATCGGAGCTGGTTGTGATTGTTGCGGA GTGTATCCAATCATAGGGGAAAGATACAGATGCAAAGACTGCAAGGAAGAGATTGGTTATGACCTTTGCAAAGACTGTTACGAGACTCCTTCAAAAGTTCCAGGGAGATTCAACCAACAACACACCCCTGACCACAGGCTTGAGCTCGCCCAGGTTCCTCAGGTTCTTGTCAATATCGAGTCTATCGGCTTCCTTCTAGGTCCGATGGTTAGTGAAGGCGTGAGTGGAGAAGAAGATAGtgatgctgatgatgatgatgatagcgAGGAAGAAGGGCCTCCTGATTCTAATGAGGTATCGTCAAGCGCTGACTGA
- the LOC103860258 gene encoding cyclin-dependent kinase inhibitor 5, producing the protein MTLTKKNAAEKTNSLDTFHISLLFSSLKKPFPLSFFSFSLLRLKFTFFSSSSSFPSFHSQPEIPSIIFPNMGRYIKKSKIAGGALPAKDISHQTASSFRTRAAKNLALQRLRSHSTPPCVDADSFRYLQLRSRRLVKLPLLADTRKQQQKQLINSVGKRQTTNPRANSVLSSEPTNLEEDCGSNLVNSGSGCSFGEKGLEFESGDRETTPCSLKRDSEEAIQSVPSHEIEDFFAFAEQQQQRFFTEKYNFDIVSENPLPGRYEWIKVVP; encoded by the exons ATGaccttaacaaaaaaaaacgctgCAGAGAAAACCAATTCCCTAGACACATTTCACATTTCACTATTATTTTCCTCCCTAAAAAAACCTTTTCCATTGTCCTTTTTCAGTTTTTCACTTTTAAGATTAAAATTCactttcttctcttcctcttcatcgtTTCCCTCCTTTCACTCTCAACCAGAGATTCCTTCGATCATCTTCCCAAACATGGGAAGATACATAAAGAAGTCAAAGATCGCCGGCGGAGCCCTTCCAGCAAAAGATATCTCTCACCAAACCGCTTCCAGTTTTCGCACCAGAGCCGCCAAGAACCTCGCCCTGCAGCGTCTCCGATCTCATTCCACCCCGCCGTGCGTCGACGCAGACTCATTTCGCTACCTCCAGCTCCGGAGCCGCCGTCTCGTTAAGCTTCCGTTACTCGCCGACACAAGAAAACAACAGCAGAAACAGCTTATAAACAGTGTCGGTAAACGACAGACGACCAACCCTAGAGCTAACTCGGTGTTGTCGTCAGAGCCGACGAATCTGGAAGAAGACTGTGGTAGCAACTTGGTGAACTCTGGGTCTGGTTGTAGTTTTGGAGAGAAAGGTCTCGAGTTCGAATCTGGAGACAG AGAAACGACGCCGTGTAGCTTGAAAAGAGACTCAGAAGAAGCTATACAAAGTGTGCCTTCTCATGAGATTGAAGACTTCTTTGCATTCGCAGAGCAGCAACAACAGAGATTCTTCACTGAAAA GTACAACTTTGACATAGTGTCGGAGAATCCATTGCCAGGACGTTACGAATGGATCAAAGTGGTGCCATGA
- the LOC103860259 gene encoding 60S ribosomal protein L13a-2 produces MVSGSGLCSKRVVVDARHHMLGRLASIIAKELLNGQRVVVVRCEEICLSGGLVRQKMKYMRFMRKRMNTKPSHGPIHFRAPSKIFWRTVRGMIPHKTKRGAAALARLKVFEGVPPPYDKVKRMVIPDALKVLRLQAGHKYCLLGRLSSEVGWNHYDTIKELEVKRKERSQAVYERKKQLSKLRTKAEKVAEEKLGSQLDVLAPIKY; encoded by the exons ATGGTGTCTGGGTCAGGGTTATGCTCGAAGCGTGTCGTGGTCGACGCAAGGCACCACATGCTGGGCCGTCTAGCTTCGATCATCGCCAAGGAGTTGCTCAACGGACAGAGAGTCGTTGTGGTCAGATGCGAAGAGATTTGCCTGTCAGGTGGATTGGTTCGTCAGAAGATGAAGTACATGAGGTTCATGAGGAAACGCATGAACACTAAGCCTTCTCACGGTCCCATCCACTTCAGGGCTCCCTCTAAGATCTTCTGGCGTACCGTTCGTGG GATGATTCCACACAAGACCAAGCGTGGAGCTGCTGCTCTTGCACGCTTGAAGGTGTTTGAAGGAGTCCCACCTCCTTACGACAAGGTCAAGAGAATGGTTATTCCTGATGCTCTCAA GGTTTTGAGGCTCCAGGCTGGTCACAAGTACTGCTTGTTGGGACGTCTGTCTTCTGAGGTTGGCTGGAACCACTACGATACCATTAAg GAGCTTGAGGTCAAAAGAAAGGAGAGGTCACAGGCTGTGTATGAGCGTAAGAAGCAGCTCAGCAAGCTCAGGACTAAGGCCGAAAAGGTTGCAGAGGAGAAGCTTGGTTCGCAGCTCGATGTTCTTGCACCCATCAAGTACTGA